TAGTGCAGCGGCCCGCAGACGCTACACTGGAGGAAGGACGGAAGGCGCGAGGACCTCGGCTGCTCGTGCAGAAGGGCCAACGGCTGGCACAACCCGCGTCCGAAGCGGGCACAGAGCGAAACGAGGAGGACTGGCTATGTCTCGGCTTGGCGGACACAGCGCATTGGTGGCGGGGATGATTCTGCTCCTGGCAGGACGGTATGGGGGATTAGCCCAGCCAGGGCCAGGACCAACCGCTCAGGGCACGGGGCAGCCCCTGGAACGCCTGGAGTTGGATCGCCGTATTGTCACCACCGTGTACGAAACGGCCCTGCTCGGCACTGACATTTACAACAAGGGGAACCACGAGGGGTGTTACCGGCTCTACCAGGGCTGCCTGCTGGCCTTGGAAAGCCTGCTGGATCACCGGCCCAAATTGCAGCAGATGGTGCGGGAAAAACTGACCCTGGCCAGCCGGCTCAAACCGGAAGAGGCGGCCCATGTCCTGCGCGAAGCCCTCGATGAGATCCAGAACACCATCGCCCCGTCGCCCAAGGGACCGGACCTCAAGCTGCCGGCGCTCTGGTTCCGGCTAGGGGGGGAAGCCGCCGTCAAGGCCATCGTGGATGACTTTGTGGACGCTTGTGTCAAAGACCCGAAGGTCAACCTCAGTCGCGGCGGCAAATATAAGCTCGATGTGCCGGAGATCGCCCGCCAGAAGCGCCTCATGCTGGAACTCTTCAGCCTCCTGACCGGCGGACCGCTGGAATACAGCGGCAAGCGCAACCTCAAGGAAGCCCACGCCGGGATGCAGATCACCGACGCGGAGTTCGACGCGATGGCCGCCCTGCTTCGCCAAACGCTGGAAAAACACAAGGTGGACAAACGCGAAGCCGAGGAGCTGCTCAAACTCTTCGAGGCCACCCGGCCCGTGATCGTGGAGGTCCGCCGCTCCAAGGATTGATACGAACGGCGTAGCTTAGGGGAACGGGGGGAATGCGGCTCAGGCGCAGCGGCGCAGGGCGTTATGGACCATGTCGAGCAGGCGCACGAGAGTCAGGCGGGGGAGGGGGAAGCTGTCCTGGACGCGCCGCCGATCCGCCGGCACCCGGTAGTAACGCAGCTCCAAGCGGGCGCTGGAGTCGAGCTGATAGTGCAGCTCGTAGTACCATCGGCCGTCGCTTTGGATGAGGCATTGGCTGCGGAGGAAGCCCTCGCGGCGCTGGGCGTCAAGCTCGCAAACCGTCCAAGCGGGGATGAGTTCCCACGGCAGGGCACGCATCTGTTCCGCCCAGAGGCGCAGGGAGTCAGCGGCGGGCCGGAGCGCGCGGGCGGGCCGCTCCCACTGGATTTGCCGCAGCAGCAGGGCCAGATGGTCTGCCGCCTGCCATTGGAGCGTGATCTGGGCCGGTTCCGTACGGTGCCGCCAATAAGCCTGGTGATATCCATCCGGCGGCTTCACCGGGCCGGGATCGCAACAGACCAGTTCCCACTCCTCCTGCGTTAGGGGCGTGAGCGCCCGTTGCGCAAAGGCCAGCACCTCCACGGGCCTGGGGGAAAGCAACGAGTAGGACGGATCAGGTGCGCCGGGCCGATGAGGAACGGGAGGATTCATGCGAGCCTCCTATCGCTTGCTGCGTGTGTTCGGAACCATCAAAACTCAACAAAGTCGGACGGTCATTGATGACCGTTTCCAAGTGTACCGGACGGGCCCAAATGTACTGAATGTTCGCCAACGTATCGCGGGCCTCATCTAATTTCAATTCTACCCCCTCGTAGTGGTGACGCAACAGCAGTTCGCCGCGGTTGCGGTGGTTGCCATCGATGACATAGATCCACGGCTTGCCGAAGTTGGTGAGGCTGAAGAGGAGGCGCTGTTTGATCTTCTCGAATTCCCGGCTTTCGATGACGTAGTTGTTGTCCTGTTCGTTGTACACGTAGGAGAACATCCGGTGTTCGCGGCAGAACTCCGGCGTCAGGAAGGTGTCGATGAAGGTGATGTCGTTGTGGATGCGGCGGACCTCGAAGATTTTCTGGCGGCCCAGGCCGAGCTGTTTATCCCAGTTCCGGCGCTTCTCCATGTCGTCACAGGCTTCCCATTCCGGGCCGAACTGCCCCGTGTTCCACCGCCGCTCGATGTCCCGGAATAGCTCCAATCCCAGCTTGTAGGGATTGAGTCGGCGGGCGCTCGTCGCCATCGTCCCGGAGTGATGGTCCGCGTAATCGATCAGCTCGGAAGGATGCAGGGCTTTCTGCGTCATGATGGTGGAGTGCCAGTAGGAGGCCCAGCCTTCGTTCATGATCTTGGTTTGCGCCTGGGGGTAGAAGTAGTAGGCCTCGTCGCGGACGATGCTGAGGATGTCCCGCTGCCAGTGTTTGAGCGGGGCATGCTCAATGAGGAAGAGGAGGACGTCTTTTTCCGGGCGTTCGGGGAAGTGGGGGACGCGGACTTCCTTGAGCCGTCGGCGTTCTTCCTCCTCGGCCTGGCGGGCCTGCGGGGGGTTGATGAACTCATCCATGTAGGGCTTGGCGCGGAACTTGAGCGGCTGGGCCGTCTCCGCTTCTGCTTCCGGCCCCGCCGCGGCGAAATCGTAACGGGTGGTCTCGTCCCGCCGCTTGATCGCCACCGAGTGGATGTCAATCAGATCGTCGATGGACAGGCATTTGTCCAAAAAGGCCTCCACCTCATCCTCGCCGAAGCGTTCCGCATAGCGGCGGATGCGGGCGGCGTGATTGGCGATCTCATCCATCATCTTGCGGTTAGTATGGGCGAAGTAGGCGTTGTTCTTGAAGAAATCGCAATGCCCGTAGACATGAGCCATCACCAGCTTCTGGTCCACCACGTGATTGCAGCGCATCAGGTAGGCGTAACAGGGATCGTTGTTGATCACCATCTCGTAGATTTTGGACAGGCCGTATTCGTAGCTCTTCTTCAGCTCCTCGTACTGCATGCCGAAGGACCAGTGGGGATAGCGGGTGGGGAATCCCCCGTAGGCGGCGATTTCGTTGAGGTCATCGGCATCGACGACCTCGAAGATCGTCTCGAAGAAGTCCAAGCCGTACTCGCGGGCGTACCCCTCGATTTCATCCTTGAGCACGCGCAGGTGCGGCGGCAGATTCGTGTTGTAATAGCCCCAAACCATCGTTTCGCTCCCGTACTCCTGTGGCTCCCCTATTCCTTCCCCGTGGGTTGCCGGCGAGGTGGGCTTGCAGCGGCGTAAAGTCTGCCTCAGGCGCACGCAGGCCGGGCTGCCGGATTTAGAACCCTCTCAGCGCCCCGTGCCGAGAAACTCCCGGATACTGCGGACGATTTCCTCCCGGTCGGCAATCCGGCTGACGACCAGGTTCTCGTGGTCCTCGGCGAGTTCCGCCACATGGGCGTAGAACTCCCCGGTCCCGTAAGGGGATTCCACCTGGCCGTAGCCGAAGAGATTGAGCTTGGGCAGCAACTGTCCCGTGAGAATCTCCATACATTTCGGGACGTCGTCCCCCCAGTTGTCTCCGTCGGAAAAGTGGAAGGCGTAAAGGTTCCACTGGCTGGGAGGATAGCGGCTGTCGATGATCTGATTGCACAATTCGTAGGCGGAGGAGATTTTGGTCCCGCCGCTTTCGCGGGTGTGGTAGAAGCGGTGCTCATCGACTTCAGCAGCGAGGGCATCGTGGATGATGTACACCGTCTCAACCCCTTTGTAATGCCGCTTGATCCAGGTGTCGATCCAAAAGGCCTCGATGCGGACGATCTCTTTCTGGTCGTCGGTCATGCTGCCGGAGACATCCATCATGTAGAAGACGCAAGCGACGGCTTCCGGCTTGGGCACCTCCTTCCAACTGCGGTACTGCTTGTCTTCCCGGATGGGGATGACGACGGGGTTGGCCGGGTCATAGGTGCCGCTGGCCAATTGCCGCTTGAGCGCCCGGCGGAAGGTCCGCTTGAAGTGCCGCAGGGATTCAGGGCCGACACTGCGAATGCTGGAATACTTATCTTTCTCGCTGACGATGTTCCGTTCGCCCTTGGGCTGGATGCGGGGAAGTTGCAATTCCTCGCCGAGAATGTCCGCTAGCTCTTCCAGGGTCAGCTCGACTTCCAGAATGTGGGCGCCGGGGTCTTCGCCCGCCTGGGCTTCCCCTTCGCCTTGCGGCGGAGTCAGCGGCTGGCCTGGCTGGCCCGGCCCGACCCCCACGCCCCCGGAGTTCTTCTTCCCGTAGCGGAACTGCGGCAGTTGGATCTGCGGCAGGGGAATCGACACGAGGTCTTTCCCCTTTTTGCCGATCAGCTCCCCGCGGGTGAGGTATTTCGACAGATTGCTTTTGACCTTGCCGCGCACGATCTTGTGGAAGCGTTGCAAATCCTGTTCGATTTTTTGCCCCACGGCCAACACCCCTGCGGATCAGGAAGAGCGGAACCGAGTCTGTCGGCGGCCCGACGCGTCACGTCTGCGAAGCTTGCCCCTCATGGGGAGGTCGATGTCTCGGCGGAGGTCGATGCCTCGCTGGGAGGTCAGTCTCCCTGGTTGGAGGCTGGACGCCGCGGATCGTGCCGCCTTGGTCTTTCACTCCGGTAAGTTCGCTATAGCATCGTATCCGGGGAAGGGGCAGCAGGAGAAGAGCAACCGGCAAAAATGCGCACTTGACGAACCAAAAGCTCCGGGGTCAGAATGGGATTTTCCAACGGTTGGCGGCTGGCAATAAAGATCGCCCGTGTCAGGCCGGGGGATGGAGGCGGTATAGTCCAATCACAGGGAAACTCCCGGTGATAGGGTTGAGTGCGAGGAATGTAAACATACTCAAAGTGTTGAGCTAGATTTTGGTAGACCCAGGAACGTGTGGGACGACAACCTGAACCACTCAAGGATTGTGTCGGTATCGCCGCGTCTTCTGAGCATGGATTTAACTGTGATTCTGAACCGTAGGAAACACAAGTTTCAAGTAATAGCATCTTTTGACAATGCCGAGCCAAAAAAGCTAAGGCCTTTGCAGGGTGGCAAAGATGATACAACACCCCATAACAAAAAACTACATCGAAGTGCTGTCCCAAATCTTCAGGGGGATTGTCCAAATCGAGAAAAATCACGGGCAGTTCGGGATAGCGCTGCCGCAGATACGTCAAGTTGGCCTGACGGCCCTCTGAAATCACCACCTCACAGTTTCGATCCAAGAAAAATGACGTGAGGTCGCCGATACCCGCTCCAACTTCCAGAACCCGCAGATTCTCTAGCGGTAAATGGAGGGAAGCCAGATGCTCTAACCGTCTGTGATTAATCCGTTGGTAATTTTCGTTGCCAAAGTGTTTGAGAGGGGTCAGATCGTCTTGGGTACTTCCTTTTCTTTGACTTTTATTAGCATGGCGGCAAAGGATTTTCGATGTCAGAAAACGCAAAAGCATGAAATCACTCCTGGAAAGTAAATTACCACAGGCTACGGAAAATACTTATGTAAAATGAGGTGCTAATCGATGCTTTGGTATGTGTCAAGCTAAATCTGTGCGGCCTGTGCAGGGGAAAATGGCATGTAGGAAAAGCTTGTTCCATTATTCTCGCGGTGCCGTGGTTACTCAGCAGGAGAAGGGCAACCGGCGGAATTGCGCGGGACATGGCTGCGAGGGTGAGGTACGGTGCAGGACGCTGAGGGATGGGGGTGCCCTGAGCCGCACCCTCCAGCGCTTATGGCTGCTTCCTTCCGGACCTGACCAGGTTCACACCTTCAGGTCGGTCAGGCCCCCATCCCTCAGCGCCCCGCGTCGAGGCTGTGCCTGGTGTCGTGGATCGTTTCGCCCCGCGGGTTCGGTTTTTTGCCCCGCAGCTTCGGCATTTCCGCGCCCAGGCTTCAGGGGCGGGCTTTAGCCTGGGGTTCGAGTCGGCGGCCCCATCGGCGTGCTGCCCGCCGGTTACTTCTTCGACTGGCCGCGGGCGAAGATCGAAGCCACGTAGTTGAGCACATCCGTAGCACTCGACTCATTATAGCCGTAATTGCGGATGAGGCGACTCTTGACCACGTCGATCTTCTCCTGGGTCGCCTTGTCCACCACGCTGGAGACGAGCGTGCTGAGCTTGATCGTGTCCTTTTGGTCCTCGAAGAGTTTGAGTTCCAGGGCCTTTTGCAGGCGTTCGTTGGTGCGGTAGTCGAACTTTTTGCCGTCGATGGCCAAGGCGCCGATGTAGTTCATGATTTCGCGGCGGAAGTCGTCCTTGCGGCCTTCGGGGATGTCGATTTTTTCCTCGATGGAGCGCATGAGGCGTTCATCGGGTTCTTCCAGGGCGCCGGTGTATTTGTTGCGGACCTTTTCGCGGAGGGTGTAAGCCTTGACGTTGTCGATGTAGTTGGCGCAGAGGCGAGCCAGGGCTTCCTCGTCGGCGGCGATGGCCCGTTGGACCTCGTTTTTGAGGATGTCTTCGTATTCTTCCCGCACGACGGCCAACAGCTCCTTGTAATGGCGGTATTGCTCTTCGCTTTTGATCAGCGAGTGGTGGCGCAGACCGGCCTCCAGTTCGTTGAGCACCATGAAGGGATTGATGTTGTCCTCATCCGGGTGGGAGACGAGGGCGTTGCTGATTTTGTCCTGGATGTAGCGCGGGCTGATGCCGGACATTCCCTCGTTGGGGGATTCCTTCTTCAGCTCGATGACGTTGTCTTCGGTGAAGCCGGGGAGGGTTTTACCGTTGTAGAGTTTCATTTTCTGGAGGAGGGTGAGGTTGGCATGCTTGGGGGGCGTCAAGCGGGTAAGGACGGCCCACATGGCGGCGACTTCGATGGTGTGCGGGGCGATGTGCTTGCCCTTGACTTTCTCCGGGTTGAAGTCCTTTTCGTAGATTTTGATTTCGTCACTGAGGCGGGTGACGTAGGGGATGTCGATTTTGACGGTGCGGTCGCGCAGGGCTTCCATGAACTCGTTGTTTTGGAGGCGGCGGTATTCCGGCTCGTTGGTGTGGCCGAGGATGACTTCGTCGATGTCGGTCTGGGCGAACTTTTTGGGTTTGATTTTGTGTTCCTGGCTGGCGCCGAGCAGATCGTAGAGGAAGGCGACGTCGAGCTTGAGGATTTCGATGAATTCGACGATGCCGCGATTGGCGATGTTCAGCTCGCCGTCGAAGTTGAAGGCGCGGGGGTCGGAATCCGAGCCGTACTCGGCGATCTTGCGGTAGTTGATGTCGCCGGTCAATTCCGTCGAGTCCTGGTTTTTTTCATCCTTGGGCTGGAAGGTGCCGATGCCGATGCGGTCCTTTTCCGAAAGGACGAGGCGGTAGATTTTGACTTCATGTTCGAGCATTTTGAGCCAGTCGCCGTCGTATTTTTGCAAGCGCTGGCGGAACTCGTAACGGCTGTAGGGGCAGAGGTCGCCTTTGATCTGGATTTCGTAGGGGTAGGGTTTACGGCACTTGGCGTTGAGTTCGGCGAGGAGGGCGGGGCGGAACTCTTCGGGGACGAGCTGGAGGGGTTCGCCGTGCATGGGGTCTTTGGTCCAGCCGGAGCCGTCGGGGTTGCGCCAGGCGAAGCTGTAGAGCTGGCCTTCGTCAGTGCGGCTGTATTCCTCCAGGCCGCGCTTGAGGAGGCGGGCAATGGTGGACTTGGCGCTGCCGACCGGCCCATGCAGGAGGATGACACGGCGTTCGGTGCCAAAGCCTAACGCGGCGCTTTTGAAGACGTTGACCAATTGCATGAGGGGGCGATCCAGGCCATAGATGGCGTCGCCGTATTTGTGCGCAAACTCCGTGAAGAACTTGTAACGAATGATTTTGTCCTTGTTTTCGTACACCTCCTCGATGCCGTGGTGGAGGATCATGTCGTAGAGGCGCTGGTAGGCCGTGCGGGTGACGCCAGGATGCTCCAGCACGATATTGAGATAATCCGCGAACGACCCCTCCCAGTGGAGTTTGCGGTAGTCACTGGTGTTGAGTTGCGCGCGGAGCTTGTCGAGGATGACGTTTGCCTGTGCCATTGCTGTTGGAATCCTCCGTAAAACAGGCCGGGCGGAAGCGGCAGGGAAGTCCGCAAAACCCGGATCAGACCCAATCACGCCATATCAGTTCCCACGCCGCCGGGCTTCGGATTGGGAAAGGGAAAGGGGTGCGACACCCCACCATATCCCTTTTCCCCCAGTCTGGCAAGAGGAGTTTGCCGCCTCCGTTCCGCTACTGCATTCTACGTGGGTGCGGTGCGGACTTCCAAGACGGGATGCCTTTGGGCCACAAAATCGCCTCCCTCGGCCCAACTTTCGTCGTTCTGCGTACAGGAAGGACCAGGCGGTGGAAGCACTTTCTGCTGCGAGCGGCGGCCTGCGCTGGGGGCGGCTGGAAGCTGGAAGCGCGATGCGGATTTTCGCGGCAGGGCAGGGGCCGGGGCGTAGAATGGATTCGCCTTGCGGGTGCGGCGGGTAAGCGGTACCCTGCCGGAACCTGCGGTTTCTCGGACCTGGGAGCACAAGCCATGCGCAATCTGTTTGCCCTGATCGGCTTTGCCGTCGTCGCCTTCGCGGTGGTGGGGTGGTACTGCGGCTGGTACCGCCTCTCGGTCCAGAAAGGGGAAGGGGGCAAGGCGGAAATCCAGACGGTCGTGGATACGAAGAAGGTGACCGAGGATTCCAGCGCCTTCTTCCAGAAGCTGGGGCAGATCCTCAGCCAGCAGACGCAAGGGACCGGT
The genomic region above belongs to Thermogemmata fonticola and contains:
- a CDS encoding DUF444 family protein, producing MGQKIEQDLQRFHKIVRGKVKSNLSKYLTRGELIGKKGKDLVSIPLPQIQLPQFRYGKKNSGGVGVGPGQPGQPLTPPQGEGEAQAGEDPGAHILEVELTLEELADILGEELQLPRIQPKGERNIVSEKDKYSSIRSVGPESLRHFKRTFRRALKRQLASGTYDPANPVVIPIREDKQYRSWKEVPKPEAVACVFYMMDVSGSMTDDQKEIVRIEAFWIDTWIKRHYKGVETVYIIHDALAAEVDEHRFYHTRESGGTKISSAYELCNQIIDSRYPPSQWNLYAFHFSDGDNWGDDVPKCMEILTGQLLPKLNLFGYGQVESPYGTGEFYAHVAELAEDHENLVVSRIADREEIVRSIREFLGTGR
- a CDS encoding group I truncated hemoglobin; protein product: MSRLGGHSALVAGMILLLAGRYGGLAQPGPGPTAQGTGQPLERLELDRRIVTTVYETALLGTDIYNKGNHEGCYRLYQGCLLALESLLDHRPKLQQMVREKLTLASRLKPEEAAHVLREALDEIQNTIAPSPKGPDLKLPALWFRLGGEAAVKAIVDDFVDACVKDPKVNLSRGGKYKLDVPEIARQKRLMLELFSLLTGGPLEYSGKRNLKEAHAGMQITDAEFDAMAALLRQTLEKHKVDKREAEELLKLFEATRPVIVEVRRSKD
- a CDS encoding PrkA family serine protein kinase → MAQANVILDKLRAQLNTSDYRKLHWEGSFADYLNIVLEHPGVTRTAYQRLYDMILHHGIEEVYENKDKIIRYKFFTEFAHKYGDAIYGLDRPLMQLVNVFKSAALGFGTERRVILLHGPVGSAKSTIARLLKRGLEEYSRTDEGQLYSFAWRNPDGSGWTKDPMHGEPLQLVPEEFRPALLAELNAKCRKPYPYEIQIKGDLCPYSRYEFRQRLQKYDGDWLKMLEHEVKIYRLVLSEKDRIGIGTFQPKDEKNQDSTELTGDINYRKIAEYGSDSDPRAFNFDGELNIANRGIVEFIEILKLDVAFLYDLLGASQEHKIKPKKFAQTDIDEVILGHTNEPEYRRLQNNEFMEALRDRTVKIDIPYVTRLSDEIKIYEKDFNPEKVKGKHIAPHTIEVAAMWAVLTRLTPPKHANLTLLQKMKLYNGKTLPGFTEDNVIELKKESPNEGMSGISPRYIQDKISNALVSHPDEDNINPFMVLNELEAGLRHHSLIKSEEQYRHYKELLAVVREEYEDILKNEVQRAIAADEEALARLCANYIDNVKAYTLREKVRNKYTGALEEPDERLMRSIEEKIDIPEGRKDDFRREIMNYIGALAIDGKKFDYRTNERLQKALELKLFEDQKDTIKLSTLVSSVVDKATQEKIDVVKSRLIRNYGYNESSATDVLNYVASIFARGQSKK
- a CDS encoding SpoVR family protein yields the protein MVWGYYNTNLPPHLRVLKDEIEGYAREYGLDFFETIFEVVDADDLNEIAAYGGFPTRYPHWSFGMQYEELKKSYEYGLSKIYEMVINNDPCYAYLMRCNHVVDQKLVMAHVYGHCDFFKNNAYFAHTNRKMMDEIANHAARIRRYAERFGEDEVEAFLDKCLSIDDLIDIHSVAIKRRDETTRYDFAAAGPEAEAETAQPLKFRAKPYMDEFINPPQARQAEEEERRRLKEVRVPHFPERPEKDVLLFLIEHAPLKHWQRDILSIVRDEAYYFYPQAQTKIMNEGWASYWHSTIMTQKALHPSELIDYADHHSGTMATSARRLNPYKLGLELFRDIERRWNTGQFGPEWEACDDMEKRRNWDKQLGLGRQKIFEVRRIHNDITFIDTFLTPEFCREHRMFSYVYNEQDNNYVIESREFEKIKQRLLFSLTNFGKPWIYVIDGNHRNRGELLLRHHYEGVELKLDEARDTLANIQYIWARPVHLETVINDRPTLLSFDGSEHTQQAIGGSHESSRSSSARRT
- a CDS encoding class I SAM-dependent methyltransferase, whose protein sequence is MLLRFLTSKILCRHANKSQRKGSTQDDLTPLKHFGNENYQRINHRRLEHLASLHLPLENLRVLEVGAGIGDLTSFFLDRNCEVVISEGRQANLTYLRQRYPELPVIFLDLDNPPEDLGQHFDVVFCYGVLYHLCHPAKALAFLARHCQKMLLLETCVSYGSESQLNPCSEDAAIPTQSLSGSGCRPTRSWVYQNLAQHFEYVYIPRTQPYHREFPCDWTIPPPSPGLTRAIFIASRQPLENPILTPELLVRQVRIFAGCSSPAAPSPDTML